One window from the genome of Pseudomonas fluorescens encodes:
- a CDS encoding LysR family transcriptional regulator, with the protein MRFNHLDLNLLVALDVLLEEQNITRAAERLHMTQSATSGVLGRLRLYFEDELLAQVGRKMQPTPYARELAAPVRQVLLTIQSSITAKPVFDPATSKRHFRLITSDYLISVLFARVIQKISLEAPHITFELLGPGDTSTEMLMRGEADMMIVPERYLIEGHPSQLLFEEEHVCVVWDGNTQVGDSITLDQYIEMGHVSVIFGRNRQLSVEEWLMSQYGFTRRMEVVTHDFNTLPQLIVGTQRVATMLQRMARLYANYLPLRILQPPVKIPVMREFMLWHRTMEGDPMHRWLRAKISQIINELEQ; encoded by the coding sequence ATGCGCTTTAACCACCTGGATCTCAATCTCCTGGTGGCGCTGGATGTGCTACTGGAAGAGCAGAACATCACCCGCGCCGCCGAACGCCTGCACATGACCCAATCCGCCACCAGCGGCGTGCTGGGCAGGCTGCGCCTCTACTTCGAAGACGAACTGCTGGCACAGGTCGGGCGCAAGATGCAGCCCACGCCCTACGCCCGCGAACTGGCGGCACCCGTGCGCCAGGTGCTGCTGACGATCCAGTCCTCGATCACCGCCAAACCGGTGTTCGACCCCGCCACCAGCAAGCGTCATTTTCGCCTGATCACTTCGGACTATCTGATCAGCGTCCTGTTTGCCCGGGTGATCCAGAAGATCTCCCTGGAAGCCCCGCACATCACCTTCGAACTGCTCGGCCCCGGCGACACGTCCACCGAAATGCTGATGCGCGGCGAGGCCGACATGATGATCGTGCCTGAGCGCTATCTCATCGAAGGCCATCCATCGCAGCTGCTATTCGAAGAAGAGCACGTTTGCGTGGTGTGGGACGGCAACACCCAAGTGGGCGACAGCATCACCCTCGATCAATACATCGAGATGGGCCATGTCTCCGTGATTTTTGGCCGCAACCGGCAGTTGAGCGTCGAAGAATGGCTGATGAGCCAGTACGGTTTCACCCGTCGCATGGAAGTGGTGACCCACGACTTCAACACCCTCCCGCAGTTGATCGTCGGCACTCAACGCGTCGCCACCATGCTCCAGCGCATGGCCAGGCTCTACGCCAACTACCTGCCGCTGCGCATCCTGCAACCACCGGTGAAAATCCCGGTGATGCGTGAGTTCATGCTCTGGCACCGGACCATGGAGGGGGATCCGATGCACCGTTGGCTGCGGGCGAAAATCAGTCAGATCATCAACGAGCTGGAGCAGTAG
- a CDS encoding methyl-accepting chemotaxis protein, with the protein MLGSLRGLVGRIDLGVGSLNGMAGSLAEVTLSNSRGVEHQRQETELAATAMQQMAATAQEVARNAGEASEAVAHADQQAREGDELVRQAGGKIDHLAREMSGCAQAMRNLLVESAAIGGVLDVIKAVAEQTNLLALNAAIEAARAGEQGRGFAVVADEVRGLARRTQRSTTEIEGLIVRLSGVAQQAAERLQGSHALSDETVVLAAQASQALARITRAVSRIEQMNQQIAAAAEQQSVVAEQVSQSMTRVREVAEGSARESLQLQVSTNDLQRVGGELKTAVGHFRT; encoded by the coding sequence ATGCTGGGCAGCCTGCGTGGATTGGTCGGGCGCATCGACCTTGGTGTCGGCTCGCTCAACGGCATGGCCGGCAGCCTGGCTGAAGTGACCCTGAGCAACAGTCGCGGTGTCGAACACCAACGCCAGGAAACCGAGTTGGCCGCCACCGCGATGCAACAGATGGCCGCCACGGCGCAGGAGGTCGCCCGCAACGCGGGTGAGGCCAGCGAAGCGGTGGCGCATGCCGATCAACAAGCGCGCGAGGGCGATGAGTTGGTGCGCCAGGCGGGTGGCAAGATCGACCATCTGGCCAGGGAAATGAGTGGCTGCGCGCAAGCCATGCGCAACCTGCTGGTGGAGAGCGCGGCGATTGGTGGCGTGCTCGATGTCATCAAGGCGGTGGCCGAGCAGACCAACCTGCTGGCGCTGAATGCCGCCATCGAGGCCGCGCGGGCGGGCGAGCAGGGGCGTGGCTTCGCGGTGGTTGCCGATGAGGTGCGTGGCCTGGCACGGCGCACTCAGCGTTCGACCACGGAAATCGAAGGGTTGATCGTTCGTTTGAGCGGTGTGGCCCAACAGGCCGCCGAGCGCTTGCAAGGCAGTCATGCGCTAAGCGATGAAACGGTAGTGCTTGCCGCGCAAGCTTCCCAGGCGCTGGCGCGGATCACCCGGGCGGTGTCCCGCATCGAGCAGATGAACCAGCAGATCGCCGCGGCCGCCGAGCAGCAGAGCGTGGTGGCCGAGCAAGTCAGCCAGAGCATGACGCGGGTGCGCGAAGTGGCGGAGGGTAGCGCCAGGGAAAGCCTGCAACTGCAAGTCTCAACGAACGACTTGCAACGGGTTGGCGGCGAGCTCAAGACGGCCGTCGGGCACTTCCGTACCTGA
- a CDS encoding alpha/beta hydrolase family protein → MFRYFPTNYVWNLSVDLAIEMGARIGEIEEMCAPLQEAAKQPDAAGSKAFRETWANMADKLCGLAEEDEGKGRMLSAGEKYNRAATYYLSCERLQAHGAPGRTQLYQRFLHTFQRGIELARENCERVEIPYEGKHISGLLVRAEGVSGPAPILVQVNGLDSTKEMKYRVGLPAWLAKRGVSSLIIDQPGTGEALRLHHLTARFDSEHWASRVVDWLETRDDVDAKRIGLEGVSLGGYYCPRAVAFEPRFACGVVWGANHDWRDVQKRRLEKEGSFPVPHYWSHVAWVWGAKDTDEFMAIAENVHLDGILDRIKVPFLVTHGEKDSQIPLKWAHRTYEQLVNSPKRELKVFTEREGGVQHSSFDNSINAGQYIADWVAEVLGGRTA, encoded by the coding sequence ATGTTTCGCTACTTCCCGACCAACTACGTGTGGAATCTTTCCGTCGACCTGGCCATTGAAATGGGCGCCCGCATCGGCGAAATCGAGGAAATGTGCGCGCCGCTGCAAGAGGCCGCCAAGCAACCGGACGCCGCCGGCAGCAAAGCCTTTCGTGAGACCTGGGCGAACATGGCCGACAAGCTGTGCGGCCTGGCAGAAGAAGACGAAGGCAAGGGTCGAATGTTGTCTGCCGGTGAAAAATACAACCGCGCCGCCACCTACTACCTGAGCTGCGAACGCCTGCAGGCCCATGGTGCCCCTGGCCGTACGCAGCTGTACCAACGCTTTCTGCACACCTTCCAACGCGGCATCGAGCTGGCACGAGAAAACTGCGAGCGCGTTGAAATCCCTTACGAAGGCAAACACATATCCGGTCTGCTGGTCCGTGCCGAAGGCGTCAGCGGCCCAGCGCCGATTCTGGTGCAGGTCAATGGACTGGATTCCACCAAAGAAATGAAATACCGCGTCGGCCTGCCCGCCTGGCTGGCCAAACGTGGCGTGTCGTCATTGATCATCGACCAGCCCGGCACGGGCGAGGCGCTGCGCCTGCATCACCTGACGGCGCGTTTTGACAGCGAGCACTGGGCCAGTCGTGTGGTGGATTGGCTGGAGACCCGCGACGATGTCGACGCCAAACGCATTGGCCTGGAAGGTGTGTCGCTTGGCGGCTATTACTGTCCGCGCGCGGTCGCCTTCGAGCCACGCTTCGCGTGCGGTGTGGTGTGGGGCGCCAACCACGACTGGCGCGATGTACAGAAACGCCGCCTGGAGAAAGAAGGCAGCTTCCCGGTGCCGCATTACTGGTCGCACGTGGCTTGGGTCTGGGGCGCCAAGGACACCGACGAGTTCATGGCCATTGCCGAGAATGTCCATCTGGACGGTATTCTGGATCGCATCAAGGTGCCTTTTCTGGTCACCCACGGTGAAAAGGATTCGCAGATTCCACTGAAATGGGCACACCGCACCTACGAGCAGTTGGTCAACAGTCCGAAGCGCGAGCTGAAAGTCTTCACCGAACGTGAGGGTGGCGTGCAGCATTCGAGTTTCGACAACAGTATCAATGCCGGCCAGTACATCGCCGACTGGGTGGCTGAAGTGCTCGGCGGTCGCACTGCATGA
- a CDS encoding OPT family oligopeptide transporter → MHPTSSTFPLNATVERELSPRAVSTGIVLGILLTPSNVYAGLKIGWSFNMSIIALLIGYGIWQGLASRSVGRLPWTLHESNINQTVASAAASITSGGLVAPIPAYTLLTGQQLDAIPMVAWVFSVSFLGIWIAWYLRPSLLNDKALKFPEGMATLETLLHIYNHGHEAATRLKVLLSAALLSGLVKAVDTFMWAIPRWSPSAQLERLTFTADPSLLLVGFGGIIGIRVGLTLLLGAVLAWGGLAPWLLEQGLVQLPHGSSGPQFAALVEWLLWPGVSLMVCSTLASLAIRLWALHRSTKAGGGAIWTIPKPGPAAGFALSIILVISLQVLLFGINPWMALLTIPLAICLAAVAARVVGATGIPPIGAIGQLSQLSFGIVAPGQVPINLMSANTAGGSAGQCTDLMNDFKVGRAIGATPRKQLIAQTLGIFIGSIVGVLAYLALIPDPQTMLLTEEWPAPAVATWKAVAQTLTLGLDSLSASIRWAIFIGGLVGLLLGILDSLLPAHRARYLPSTAALGLAFVLPASVSLMMALGAVLTWLVSCRWPSLTERFAITAAAGLIAGESITGVGASLWQMLGDG, encoded by the coding sequence ATGCACCCAACCTCATCCACATTCCCCTTGAACGCCACAGTTGAACGCGAGCTCAGCCCGCGCGCGGTCAGCACGGGGATCGTCCTCGGTATCCTGCTGACACCCTCCAATGTCTATGCCGGGTTGAAGATCGGTTGGTCGTTCAACATGTCGATCATTGCCTTGCTGATCGGTTATGGCATCTGGCAAGGCTTGGCCAGTCGATCAGTGGGGCGACTGCCCTGGACCCTGCACGAAAGCAACATCAACCAGACGGTGGCTTCTGCCGCGGCGTCGATCACTTCCGGTGGGCTGGTCGCGCCCATCCCGGCCTACACCCTGCTGACCGGCCAGCAGTTGGATGCCATTCCCATGGTGGCCTGGGTCTTTTCGGTGAGTTTCCTGGGGATCTGGATCGCCTGGTACCTGCGACCTTCACTGCTCAATGACAAGGCGCTGAAATTTCCCGAAGGCATGGCGACCCTGGAAACGTTGCTGCACATCTACAACCACGGCCACGAAGCCGCGACGCGCTTGAAGGTGCTGCTCAGCGCCGCGCTGCTGTCCGGGCTGGTCAAGGCGGTCGACACCTTCATGTGGGCCATCCCGCGCTGGTCTCCGAGCGCTCAACTGGAGCGCCTGACCTTTACCGCTGACCCTTCGCTGCTATTGGTGGGGTTCGGCGGGATCATCGGTATTCGCGTGGGCCTGACCCTGCTGCTCGGTGCTGTGCTGGCGTGGGGCGGGTTGGCGCCGTGGCTGTTGGAACAGGGCCTGGTGCAGTTGCCGCACGGCAGCAGCGGCCCGCAGTTCGCGGCGCTGGTGGAGTGGTTGCTCTGGCCGGGGGTGAGCCTGATGGTCTGTTCGACCCTGGCCTCACTGGCGATTCGCTTGTGGGCATTGCACCGGTCCACCAAGGCGGGCGGCGGGGCGATCTGGACGATACCCAAGCCTGGGCCTGCCGCCGGTTTCGCACTGTCGATCATCCTGGTGATCAGCCTGCAAGTGCTGTTGTTCGGTATCAACCCGTGGATGGCCTTGTTGACCATTCCCCTGGCGATCTGCCTGGCGGCGGTGGCCGCCCGGGTGGTCGGCGCCACGGGTATTCCGCCAATCGGCGCCATCGGGCAATTGTCCCAACTGAGTTTCGGCATCGTCGCCCCGGGCCAGGTGCCGATCAACCTGATGAGCGCCAACACCGCCGGTGGTTCGGCCGGGCAGTGCACCGACTTGATGAACGACTTCAAGGTCGGCCGGGCGATTGGCGCCACGCCGCGCAAGCAATTGATCGCCCAGACCCTGGGTATTTTCATCGGTAGCATCGTCGGCGTGCTGGCCTATCTGGCCCTGATCCCGGACCCGCAAACCATGCTGCTCACCGAAGAGTGGCCGGCCCCGGCGGTCGCCACCTGGAAGGCCGTGGCGCAAACCCTGACCCTGGGTCTGGATTCATTGTCAGCGAGCATTCGCTGGGCGATTTTCATCGGCGGCCTGGTGGGTTTGTTGTTGGGGATCCTCGACAGCCTGCTGCCAGCGCATCGGGCCCGCTACCTGCCGAGCACGGCGGCCCTGGGCCTGGCCTTCGTCCTGCCGGCCTCCGTGTCCTTGATGATGGCGCTCGGTGCGGTGCTGACGTGGCTGGTGAGCTGTCGCTGGCCGAGCCTCACCGAACGCTTCGCCATTACCGCGGCGGCGGGGTTGATTGCCGGGGAGAGCATTACCGGAGTGGGGGCGTCGTTGTGGCAGATGCTTGGGGATGGGTGA
- a CDS encoding VOC family protein, producing the protein MRIIPYLTFNGRCKEAFAFYKDVLGGDLFSMSYAEAPEDVGMPKDASLIMHACLTVGHFSLMASDCPPGQPYSKPQGVSISLNVDSVKEAERLFERLSEDGHVQMPLDKTFWAERFAMFEDRFGIAWMVNCEGQQ; encoded by the coding sequence ATGAGAATCATCCCGTACCTGACCTTCAACGGCCGCTGCAAGGAAGCCTTTGCATTTTACAAGGACGTGCTTGGCGGCGATCTGTTTTCCATGTCCTATGCCGAGGCACCTGAGGACGTCGGCATGCCCAAGGACGCCAGCCTGATCATGCACGCCTGCCTGACCGTGGGCCATTTCAGCCTGATGGCGTCCGACTGCCCACCGGGCCAGCCGTATAGCAAACCACAAGGCGTATCGATTTCCCTCAATGTCGACAGCGTGAAGGAGGCCGAGCGGCTGTTCGAGCGCTTGAGTGAGGACGGTCACGTGCAGATGCCCTTGGACAAGACCTTCTGGGCGGAACGCTTCGCCATGTTCGAAGACCGTTTCGGAATCGCCTGGATGGTCAATTGCGAGGGCCAGCAATAA
- a CDS encoding YciI family protein, protein MRFLVIVKASPESEAGEMPSEELLAAMGAYNEELVKAGVMLAGEGLHPSAEGVRVQFSGKNRTVVDGPFAETKELIAGFWIFKVQSLQEAIDWVKRCPNPMVSDSEIEIRQIFELEEFGESFTPELREQEERLRAQMAGQS, encoded by the coding sequence ATGCGATTTTTGGTGATCGTCAAGGCCAGTCCGGAATCGGAAGCCGGAGAAATGCCCAGCGAAGAACTGCTGGCCGCCATGGGCGCCTACAACGAAGAGTTGGTCAAGGCCGGGGTGATGCTCGCCGGTGAAGGCCTGCATCCCAGTGCCGAAGGCGTGCGTGTGCAGTTTTCCGGCAAGAACCGGACTGTCGTCGATGGGCCCTTTGCTGAGACCAAGGAGCTGATCGCCGGCTTCTGGATCTTCAAGGTCCAGTCATTGCAGGAGGCCATCGATTGGGTCAAGCGTTGCCCGAATCCGATGGTCAGCGACAGCGAAATCGAAATCCGCCAGATCTTCGAACTCGAGGAGTTCGGCGAGTCCTTTACCCCCGAGTTGCGCGAGCAGGAGGAGCGCTTGCGGGCGCAGATGGCCGGTCAATCGTGA
- a CDS encoding substrate-binding domain-containing protein — translation MAQAQEMVAKATLGAVPWSGPESGPPAQRGKSIAIVAEDMRNGGIVGVAQGAREAAKAMGWTLRVFDGAGSSAGRAKAFADALAANPDGLILCGADALENKAALAVFADKGVPVVGWHAGERPGPIVGTPMAMNVTTDPLEVARITAMAAVAQSNGKAGVVILTDSRYSIAMAKAKAMESVIRACRECSLLEVRDVAISESREKMPAITTELLQRHGKRWTHTLAINDIYFDYAVATLASAAIPRDGISLLSAGDGSASAFLRIQEKNYQTVTVAEPLNVHGWQVIDELNRLMAGQPVSGFVAPVHLVNADNIALDGGTKLLYDPSNGYREIYRFQWNP, via the coding sequence GTGGCTCAAGCGCAGGAAATGGTGGCCAAGGCCACCCTCGGCGCCGTTCCCTGGAGCGGCCCCGAGTCCGGCCCGCCCGCCCAGCGCGGCAAGAGCATCGCCATTGTCGCGGAAGATATGCGCAACGGCGGCATTGTCGGCGTCGCCCAGGGCGCTCGCGAGGCCGCCAAGGCGATGGGCTGGACGCTGAGGGTATTCGATGGCGCTGGATCCTCGGCCGGGCGTGCAAAGGCCTTTGCCGACGCCCTGGCGGCGAACCCCGATGGGCTCATTCTGTGCGGTGCCGATGCCCTTGAAAACAAGGCGGCGCTGGCCGTCTTCGCCGACAAGGGCGTGCCGGTGGTGGGCTGGCACGCCGGGGAGCGCCCCGGGCCGATTGTTGGCACGCCGATGGCCATGAATGTCACGACCGACCCGCTCGAAGTGGCTCGCATCACGGCCATGGCGGCAGTGGCACAGTCGAACGGAAAGGCCGGTGTGGTGATCCTGACCGACTCCAGGTACAGCATCGCCATGGCGAAGGCCAAGGCCATGGAAAGCGTCATTCGGGCCTGTCGGGAGTGCTCGTTGCTGGAGGTGCGCGACGTCGCGATCTCCGAAAGTCGCGAGAAGATGCCGGCGATCACCACGGAACTGCTTCAGCGCCATGGCAAGCGTTGGACCCACACACTGGCCATCAACGATATCTATTTCGACTATGCGGTTGCCACCTTGGCCAGCGCCGCGATACCCCGCGACGGCATCAGTCTGTTGTCTGCCGGTGACGGTAGCGCTTCGGCGTTCTTGCGCATACAGGAAAAAAACTACCAGACCGTCACCGTGGCCGAACCGCTCAATGTGCATGGCTGGCAAGTGATCGATGAATTGAATCGACTGATGGCGGGCCAGCCGGTGAGCGGCTTCGTGGCACCGGTTCACTTGGTCAATGCCGACAATATCGCTTTGGACGGCGGGACGAAGCTGCTGTACGACCCAAGCAATGGTTATCGAGAGATCTATCGATTCCAATGGAATCCCTGA
- a CDS encoding MFS transporter: MTHTRFFGKTVLACTFILAMIGWGIGFYGPPIYMQAVIERTGWPIAQVSAAVTLHFLSGTMVIANLPRLYARFGIPAITLLGSIVLGIGVNLWAQANQPWVLYAGAVCSGIGWVTLGAAAVNTLIAPWYVKERPKALGKAYNGASLGGVIFSPLWVWLIERFGFAPAAALISVIAVLLIGAFAFLVFNKTPQSQGQHPDNAAPPAPVPISASPAQWTVMQTLRSASFRTLAAGMSLGLFAQIGLIAHLYSILVGRMGAHDASFAMGLATASAIGGRYVAARLMTQGMNRRQLACLGYTVQMLGTLMLLGLDLHPTVAWIAVVLIGSGIGNATSLPPLIAQAEFSREHTARVIALMVAISQATYAFAPAFFGLLRAAFTDPNHAIVAVVTAAVIVQVLAILSFYRGVSVRPFKKTVF; the protein is encoded by the coding sequence ATGACACACACCCGTTTTTTTGGCAAAACCGTACTGGCCTGCACGTTCATCCTGGCGATGATCGGTTGGGGAATCGGCTTCTATGGCCCGCCGATTTACATGCAGGCGGTCATTGAGCGCACGGGTTGGCCAATCGCCCAAGTCTCGGCTGCCGTGACCTTGCACTTTCTCAGCGGCACGATGGTCATCGCCAACCTGCCACGCCTTTATGCACGCTTCGGCATCCCCGCCATCACCTTGCTTGGCAGCATCGTCCTGGGCATCGGCGTGAACCTCTGGGCGCAGGCCAACCAGCCCTGGGTGCTGTATGCCGGCGCCGTCTGCTCGGGTATCGGCTGGGTGACATTGGGGGCCGCGGCCGTTAACACCCTCATCGCGCCGTGGTACGTCAAGGAAAGACCCAAGGCCTTGGGCAAGGCCTATAACGGCGCCAGCCTGGGAGGCGTGATCTTTTCGCCGCTGTGGGTGTGGCTGATCGAGCGTTTCGGCTTTGCCCCGGCGGCGGCGCTGATCAGCGTCATCGCGGTGCTGCTCATAGGCGCTTTCGCCTTCCTGGTTTTCAACAAAACCCCACAAAGCCAGGGACAACATCCCGACAATGCAGCCCCGCCGGCCCCCGTGCCAATCAGCGCCAGCCCCGCGCAGTGGACCGTCATGCAGACGCTCAGGTCGGCCAGTTTCCGCACCCTGGCAGCCGGCATGTCCTTGGGGCTGTTCGCCCAGATCGGCTTGATCGCGCACCTGTACTCGATCCTGGTGGGACGCATGGGGGCCCATGACGCCTCATTCGCCATGGGGCTGGCCACCGCCAGTGCGATAGGCGGGCGATACGTCGCCGCACGCTTGATGACCCAAGGTATGAATCGCCGACAGCTGGCTTGCCTCGGTTATACCGTCCAGATGCTGGGCACGCTGATGCTTCTGGGCCTGGACCTTCACCCGACAGTGGCCTGGATAGCCGTGGTGCTGATCGGTTCGGGCATTGGCAATGCCACCTCCTTGCCGCCGCTGATAGCACAGGCGGAGTTCAGCCGTGAACACACCGCCAGGGTGATCGCCCTGATGGTTGCGATCAGCCAGGCCACCTACGCCTTCGCCCCGGCCTTTTTTGGCCTGTTGCGCGCCGCCTTCACCGATCCGAATCACGCCATCGTCGCTGTCGTGACAGCAGCCGTCATCGTGCAGGTGCTGGCCATTTTGTCGTTCTATCGGGGCGTCTCCGTTCGCCCCTTCAAGAAAACCGTTTTCTGA
- a CDS encoding sigma-54 interaction domain-containing protein: MDQQPAALSAEDRDYLTTLGPASLNEGPSTALDEAWRACLRGEIDRPAGIRRVIWASWLRSVNAGLDPEDGEYRFVAPADLTATLAANRLLIAAAAQVMRGLLAYNPRGHINLTDAEGTTLYFCGLDLTPIGSRLLESIQGTNCTGLAIVEDRLVYVLAEENFGLGLRQRRMHCAAAPIRDAQGRTLGMLTLTAEPGWFHFHTLGTVQAAAEAVSRQMTLQALLEEQQTVLEVLNEGLVVLDERGCIKALNHYARQLFRVGHDLLGSPFKSLGKSELTDAVLFGGGEGVRDLDCTFELHDRSHLACLVSVCPLEQGGRIVSLRENRRIREITRRIIGTQASYTFETILGRSQAIQDALHLARIASRSDSTTLILGESGTGKELFAQAIHNASDRSGGPFVAVNCGAIPRDLVQSELFGHVEGAFTGSARGGSAGKFELADGGTIFLDEIGDMSFDAQVSLLRVLQEGEVTRVGAKKSLRVNVRIIAATHRNLSQAVAEGAFREDLYYRLNVLNLTVPPLRMRREDVPLLARHFLARCARSLRKTMQDLSPGALEMLGGYHWPGNVRELENVIERATNLALTELIEPSDLALEIRQRGRPSPWVGVPEPRTAPDLGTHEMNAIIAALKDTRGNIRLAAQRLNVSRGGLYNKMSRFGLKVDAFRS, encoded by the coding sequence ATGGATCAGCAACCTGCAGCGTTGAGCGCCGAAGACCGTGATTACCTCACCACCCTGGGCCCTGCGTCGTTGAACGAAGGACCCAGCACGGCGCTGGATGAGGCCTGGCGGGCGTGCTTGCGGGGGGAGATTGATCGTCCTGCCGGGATCCGGCGGGTGATTTGGGCGTCCTGGTTGCGCAGCGTCAATGCCGGCCTCGATCCGGAAGACGGCGAGTACCGTTTTGTCGCGCCTGCCGACCTGACCGCGACACTGGCCGCCAACCGGCTGCTGATCGCCGCGGCGGCGCAAGTCATGCGCGGTTTGCTCGCTTATAACCCCAGGGGCCATATCAACCTGACCGATGCCGAAGGCACCACGTTGTACTTCTGTGGCCTGGACCTCACCCCCATAGGCAGTCGACTGCTGGAATCGATACAGGGCACCAATTGCACCGGTCTGGCGATCGTCGAAGACCGTTTGGTGTATGTGCTGGCCGAGGAGAACTTCGGGCTTGGCCTGCGCCAGCGCCGCATGCATTGTGCCGCCGCGCCAATCCGCGATGCCCAGGGCCGGACGCTGGGTATGTTGACCTTGACGGCGGAGCCGGGCTGGTTTCATTTCCATACGCTGGGCACCGTCCAGGCCGCGGCCGAGGCCGTCTCCAGGCAGATGACACTGCAAGCCTTGCTCGAGGAGCAACAAACCGTCCTTGAAGTGCTCAACGAGGGGTTGGTGGTATTGGATGAGCGCGGCTGCATCAAGGCGCTCAACCATTACGCCCGACAATTGTTCCGCGTGGGGCATGACCTGCTCGGCAGTCCGTTCAAGAGCCTGGGCAAGAGCGAATTGACCGATGCGGTCCTGTTCGGGGGCGGGGAAGGGGTACGGGACCTGGATTGCACCTTTGAACTGCACGACCGCAGCCATCTGGCCTGCCTGGTGTCGGTCTGCCCGCTGGAGCAAGGTGGACGGATTGTTTCGTTGCGCGAGAACCGACGCATCCGTGAAATCACCCGGCGGATCATTGGCACCCAGGCCAGCTACACCTTCGAAACCATCCTGGGCCGCTCACAGGCGATTCAGGATGCACTGCACCTGGCCCGGATTGCCAGTCGCAGTGATTCCACCACGCTGATCCTCGGTGAGAGCGGCACGGGCAAGGAACTGTTCGCCCAGGCCATCCATAATGCCAGCGACCGTAGTGGCGGGCCTTTCGTGGCGGTCAATTGCGGGGCCATTCCCCGTGACCTGGTGCAGAGCGAACTGTTCGGTCATGTCGAAGGCGCCTTCACCGGATCGGCTCGCGGTGGGTCGGCAGGCAAGTTCGAATTGGCCGATGGCGGGACGATCTTCCTCGACGAAATCGGTGACATGTCCTTCGATGCGCAGGTCAGCTTGCTGCGTGTCCTGCAGGAAGGCGAGGTGACACGGGTGGGGGCGAAGAAATCGCTGCGGGTCAACGTTCGCATCATCGCCGCCACCCATCGCAACCTGAGCCAGGCGGTGGCCGAGGGCGCCTTTCGTGAGGACCTTTACTACCGGCTCAACGTGCTGAACCTGACGGTGCCGCCGCTGCGGATGCGCCGCGAAGATGTGCCGTTGCTGGCGCGGCATTTTCTTGCGCGGTGTGCCCGGTCGCTACGCAAGACGATGCAGGACCTTTCACCAGGGGCGTTGGAGATGCTTGGCGGCTATCACTGGCCGGGCAATGTCCGTGAGCTGGAAAACGTCATTGAGCGAGCGACCAACCTGGCGCTGACCGAACTGATCGAACCGAGCGATCTTGCGCTGGAAATCAGGCAGCGAGGACGGCCATCGCCGTGGGTAGGTGTGCCTGAGCCGCGGACGGCTCCGGACCTGGGCACCCATGAGATGAATGCCATCATCGCCGCCCTCAAGGACACGCGCGGAAATATCCGCCTGGCCGCTCAACGGTTGAATGTGTCACGTGGCGGGCTGTACAACAAAATGAGTCGATTTGGGCTCAAGGTCGATGCGTTTCGTTCGTAG
- a CDS encoding Gfo/Idh/MocA family oxidoreductase: protein MSTSKILRLGLIGAGRMGSFHGLTAARHIPGACLAAIADPTPGQAARLAVELDVQKVYADPQQLLDDPDIDAVLIAAPARSHAELVISAARAGKGVFCEKPMAITLDEADRAIAAAADARVTLQVGFNRRFARSFRTAHLDVVAGRIGTPQLLRSLTRDPALNNPAASPQWVIFLETLIHDFDTLRYLNPGAEAVEVFVMADALIAPAYKDKGFLDTAVVTIRFDNGAIATAEANFQAVYGYDVRGEVFGSAGMLTMGNVNDSDLLRYLANGVQADTQRMDTDLLRDAYVAELNHFANCVRSGEKPLASGEDARAALAIARACIESFQQGKTVRVQGALS from the coding sequence ATGAGCACATCCAAGATCCTCCGCCTGGGCCTTATCGGCGCTGGTCGCATGGGCAGTTTTCACGGCCTGACCGCCGCCCGGCACATCCCCGGCGCGTGCCTCGCCGCCATCGCCGATCCTACCCCTGGCCAGGCCGCACGCCTGGCAGTAGAACTGGACGTACAGAAGGTCTATGCCGATCCACAGCAATTGCTGGATGACCCGGACATCGACGCCGTGCTGATTGCCGCCCCGGCACGCAGCCATGCCGAACTGGTGATCAGTGCGGCCCGGGCCGGCAAAGGGGTGTTCTGTGAAAAACCGATGGCCATCACTCTGGACGAAGCTGACCGCGCCATCGCCGCCGCTGCCGATGCACGAGTGACGCTACAAGTCGGCTTCAACCGCCGTTTTGCCAGAAGTTTCCGCACCGCTCACCTGGACGTCGTTGCCGGCCGGATCGGTACGCCACAGCTGCTGCGCTCGCTGACCCGCGACCCGGCGCTGAACAACCCGGCCGCGTCGCCGCAATGGGTGATCTTCCTGGAAACCCTGATCCATGACTTCGATACCCTGCGCTACCTGAATCCGGGTGCCGAGGCGGTTGAGGTCTTTGTGATGGCCGATGCCCTGATCGCCCCCGCCTACAAGGACAAGGGCTTTCTCGACACCGCGGTGGTCACCATCCGTTTCGACAATGGTGCCATCGCCACGGCCGAGGCCAACTTCCAGGCCGTGTATGGCTACGATGTCCGCGGCGAAGTGTTCGGCAGCGCTGGCATGCTGACCATGGGCAACGTCAACGACTCTGACTTGCTGCGGTACCTGGCCAATGGGGTCCAGGCCGACACCCAGCGCATGGACACCGACTTGCTGCGGGATGCCTATGTGGCCGAGCTCAACCACTTCGCCAACTGCGTTCGCAGCGGAGAAAAACCCTTGGCCAGCGGTGAAGACGCGCGTGCGGCACTGGCCATCGCCCGCGCCTGTATCGAGTCCTTCCAACAGGGCAAGACGGTGCGTGTGCAGGGAGCGCTTTCATGA